A window from Anser cygnoides isolate HZ-2024a breed goose chromosome 1, Taihu_goose_T2T_genome, whole genome shotgun sequence encodes these proteins:
- the GOLGB1 gene encoding golgin subfamily B member 1 isoform X5 has protein sequence MGLGLYYYPQKTWKDGRLKMNKNAGSEVKMQDLQTLEDPASYVDCSPTLRGVSGEMVNSEVQKPFDDTSVLPEARTDGFPRGSEQFTGEKCMSGILEYLAAEKQKELSVLLLELKEAQEEIAFLKGQLKDPNSQTSAVNEAGEETNQLEDNSQTRHLDREEQKASDAQNELINSSLLRETEIQQISALQENKTSLQEVPQGSAVHDRREMEATQEVSTTVSEPRISQCEELIKLQNQVTELQIILLKSEESYKKDLGEKDEEINRLNQLAEEYRKKIEDSDSAFCVLAEERDQLLCQAKDLSTITELKEQVKQLEENLAHSEKQRLSDSQSSLLREQIQSLKHEFKSKERKIEALQKDLDEAQLQLSDQDLQLKDMRSQVQNKECEVLDLEQLLRKNTAEIEELSQSLALKGLEAASLEQLVAERTRCIETLQQTLFDKEEQMTEISVSMSEKIVLLNEEKFSLETELKSLKEKTSLLLKAEEEKDKNIKAKDTYLNRESSEQQYETEAACKESETLVSELELLKKENEQVKRKLQAALVNRKELLKKVSKLENELVQLRREAESENSVAQEAEGGENTTIRISQEVNLESHPREGYLIQLLSEKESELQSIQKDLLDKETAEAQLHAVTEEMKQSLQGKTNIDSIKVEITESQTIADKLTETNKSPEDYEENEKNCSAATNLEENQKSALKERISTLEQEKEQLQKKLQEALVSRKDTIKKAQEKDRHHREQLKQQKDDYNILQEQFDMQSKEKESIQAQLRQLQEQRGSTESIPENQGWLDSSCLEAENTTNSKLIQVAGVSGEEYKTKFEKLQMEKEELEHKVSHMESELACKSELVFHLQERIAQLFPETEGLTRTSDQAEADTARLKIELEEGQVKVSSEGNLEDLKTLMHQKDEEIEFLNLQLRQKSEALINAQAQLLEKEDSVKRLCSQFETQAQVHEEQSKRLQTEQPEIQHKQDDNAETAKQKNQMQRKLQAALISRKEALKESKSLKEELANAKTIIENLSVKLTNMESQICGHVKETDSLTEKLVGLTEEREKLIAEVDKVVRENQNLDGCCKNLKLTLDRVVLEKEKQEKEMESLKCFQAAESSEWREKYRELQTEYETLLQSYENVSNEVERIQRVLETVRQEKQEIFIKLKSAEAKSEETDKQLQEAGQEIDGMKEKMRKFAKSKQQKILELEEENEKLRSEMHSTDEDLHRTGDVSLFTNISLKEDLESSRRDYQSLSTQLETVMAEKESLTREITDLKHHLELTESKLKESRELIDKYVAQKTTAEETNQAVVMPPPMERTENQVDLSFRPKSPNAELEQKAFEDSSLSEDLNIYVKRIAELTERITELEDNRRASEQQLGDIRVCVETLAGEKRALETQMEVKVHELNILQDTVAKMEQTVQNTKEDLIRMSELKDTLEAEKDDLEERLMNQLAELNGSIGNYQQNATEFQIENEQLKRELQSLQRMIHEVEEEKRQMAKENSKASSEKQKEYLENLKNTWRGDSSTHVKELQELLRQKQQEIKQLQKDCIKSQEKISSLERTVKALEFVRSESQKDLEAAKETLAKALEDTSKAQKELALCRVVLDDTQSEAARVLAESVKVKEELRANKENIQIQMKKKDEDFERRLEQEKNKHSKEIKNMEEKLATLQREKDYMETTVRDVQGSLTTKDQEAKELEGNLNKTLAQLAAFTKSMSSLQDDRDRVIDESKTWEKKFTETIQKKEEEIRSKEEMCVMLKDQMKQMTVRVEELQIHISRLECNKKDWESEYKEEIQHHQKTCEILQAEKKELLTQLEGSQKLYKESQNEQQKLESEIQSLRDQLADLQSSFARCELVREELESMVKQQETSIQNFKFSYEQLEADLRASKDLTNKLHEETSAKDQKIISLLSAKEEAVTAALSELRQQYSEEMTLMEDRLTKEEEDKKALENEKNKFLDKLDHLTEKIKIIREENKQQKAQLESFTKSMSSLQDDRDRVLRDYKQLEERHLVIILEKDQLIQEAAAENNKLKEEIRSFHSQMDDLNSENAKLSAELVRYREDLNQVISIKDSQQKQLLKTQLQRIQTLEKEKAIVETQLKESEHTQDNLRKCMEVLREDKVSMSQEVETLTSSLSRVQSEMAALCEGGPIMECQAQLKAQQEEAQELNHKLALSQKRIRELEGELVCVQRDAARRVREVEDRLKKELKYLHHDAGIMRNETETAEERVAELARDLMEMEQKFLAVTDENKDLRAQIQSFGKSMSSLQDSRDQANEELQVLKQKYSADLEEQQSLVQELQKKMVQLQEEQNSTARDRDTLRSELTELQKATDERGLLAQIEKLYKKLRAKDDELLHLSSELEGSSNQVKSFSKAMASLQDERDRLLNELDKTRKIEEAKQRAEGSTLTTPSEVQSLKKALSSLQNDRDRLVRELKNLQQQYILVGIESAENSRLKAQVQEYQQEADKQHHLQEQLEQESIFYQQELQQLRQEKITWEKQICSIKEQYLMVIAEKDKQLNHFQKIMQEMRLPLTKFQTVEEQYQKKISPEALRGDFSSLETETKHLQSQLSDCLKELHQKELRIQHLNSKLSQVFEEKNALSLQLRGSSRNICDSHQHYNEVLNRCLVLERQLQELQSADKSMESFTTDAAPGAPQEKNEPGGSYTPELQELQLRLSETENLHSSTKQDLRYLEEQLEEERDRRLAVEEALSAAQDQIRRLQSSEWTSSLSGSIDMTPGHEHSLLIDSTDNNFSKTRNIVGLRRLLCSLFRSRTHLPLLVAMYLLALHALLFLCFTGHL, from the exons GCAAGAACAGATGGCTTTCCCAGGGGAAGTGAGCAGTTTACTGGGGAAAAATGTATGTCTGGAATTCTAGAATATCTtgctgcagagaaacagaaggaGCTGTCAGTTTTGCTGCTGGAACTGAAAGAAGCCCAAGAAGAAATAGCATTTCTGAAAGGGCAGCTCAAGGACCCAAACAGTCAAACTTCTGCAGTAAATGAAGCAGGAGAAGAAACTAACCAGCTGGAAGATAATTCCCAGACACGGCATCTTGACAGGGAAGAGCAAAAGGCTTCAGATGCACAAAATGAGTTGATCAATAGCTCATTgctgagagaaacagaaatacagcaaattagtgcacttcaggaaaacaaaaccagtctTCAAGAAGTGCCCCAGGGGAGTGCTGTTCATGACAGAAGGGAAATGGAAGCAACACAGGAAGTCTCTACAACAGTTTCAGAGCCTCGCATCTCTCAATGTGAAGAGCTGATAAAGCTGCAAAACCAAGTTACAGAACTGCAAATAATTCTGCTGAAATCAGAAGAATCCTATAAGAAagatctgggagaaaaagatgaagaaataaataggCTAAACCAGTTGGCTgaggaatacagaaaaaagaTAGAGGATTCTGACAGTGCATTTTGTGTTTTGGCTGAAGAAAGAGATCAGCTCCTTTGTCAGGCGAAGGACCTTTCTACCATAACAGAACTGAAGGAGCAAGTGAAGCAACTGGAGGAAAATCTAGCtcattcagaaaagcagagactGTCAGACAGTCAGAGCAGTCTTCTGAGAGAACAAATCCAAAGCCTAAAACATGAATTTAAAtccaaagagagaaaaattgaaGCTTTGCAAAAAGATTTGGATGAAGCACAACTTCAGCTTTCTGATCAGGACCTGCAACTAAAAGATATGAGAAGCCAGGTCCAGAACAAGGAATGTGAAGTACTTGATCTGGAGCAacttctgaggaaaaacacagctGAGATTGAAGAGCTTTCCCAAAGTTTAGCCTTAAAGGGCCTTGAAGCAGCAAGCCTAGAACAGCTTGTTGCTGAACGTACCAGGTGTATAGAGACCCTGCAACAAACCTTGTTTGACAAAGAAGAACAGATGACAGAGATCAGTGTCAGCATGTCTGAGAAAATAGTACtgctgaatgaagaaaaattttctcTAGAAACTGAGTTAAAGAGtctcaaagagaaaacaagccTCTTATTAAAAGCCgaggaggaaaaagacaaaaacataaaagcaaaagataCATACCTGAACCGTGAATCATCTGAGCAGCAGTATGAGACAGAAGCAGCATGTAAAGAAAGTGAGACGTTAGTAAGTGAACTTGaacttctgaaaaaagaaaatgaacaagtaAAGCGGAAGCTGCAAGCAGCACTTGTTAACAGGAAGGAGCTCCTGAAGAAGGTTAGCAAATTGGAGAACGAATTAGTACAGCTGAGAAGAGAGGCTGAATCAGAAAACTCAGTGGCTCAAGAAGctgaaggaggggaaaataCAACAATTAGAATAAGCCAAGAAGTGAATCTTGAAagccatcccagagagggataTCTAATTcaactgctttctgaaaaggaatCTGAGTTGCAGAGCATCCAGAAGGACCTGCTGGATAAAGAAACTGCTGAAGCACAGTTACATGCAGTGACTGAGGAAATGAAGCAAAGCTTGCAAGGAAAGACAAACATTGATTCAATTAAAGTTGAAATCACGGAAAGTCAGACAATTGCTGACAAACTAACTGAAACCAATAAAAGCCCAGAAgattatgaagaaaatgaaaaaaattgttcagcAGCTACAAATCTTGAAGAAAACCAGAAGTCTGCTCTGAAAGAGAGGATTTCAACTcttgaacaagaaaaagaacaacttcaaaaaaaacTTCAGGAAGCCCTGGTGTCTCGCAAAGACACTATAAAGAAGGCTCAAGAAAAAGACAGGCATCACAGAGAACAGCTTAAACAGCAGAAAGATGATTACAACATTCTACAAGAACAATTTGATATGcaaagcaaagagaaggaaagcatCCAAGCTCAGCTCAGACAACTCCAAGAACAGAGAGGATCAACAGAGAGTATTCCTGAGAATCAAGGTTGGTTGGATTCTTCGTGCTTGGAAGCAGAAAATACTACAAACAGCAAGCTTATACAAGTTGCAGGTGTTTCTGGGGAAGAGTATAAGACAAAATTTGAGAAATTGCAGATGGAAAAAGAGGAGTTGGAACATAAGGTCAGCCATATGGAAAGTGAACTTGCTTGCAAATCAGAATTAGTCTTTCATTTGCAAGAGCGCATAGCACAGTTGTTTCCGGAGACAGAAGGACTGACTAGAACCTCTGACCAAGCTGAAGCTGACACAGCAAGACTTAAGATAGAATTGGAGGAAGGTCAAGTAAAAGTTTCTAGCGAAGGCAATTTGGAAGACCTGAAAACACTTATGCATCAAAAGGATGAAGAAATTGAATTCCTTAATTTGCAGTTAAGGCAGAAAAGTGAAGCTCTCATTAACGCACAGGCACAGTTGCTGGAAAAAGAAGATTCAGTCAAGAGACTCTGTAGTCAGTTTGAAACTCAAGCTCAGGTACATGAGGAACAAAGCAAGAGACTGCAAACTGAGCAGCCTGAAATTCAGCACAAGCAAGATGACAATGCAGAAACAGCTAAACAGAAGAATCAAATGCAGAGAAAGTTGCAAGCTGCACTTATTTCTAGAAAAGAAGCGTTAAAGGAGAGCAAATCTCTGAAAGAGGAACTGGCAAATGCCAAAACTATTATTGAGAATCTTTCTGTCAAGTTGACAAATATGGAAAGCCAAATATGTGGCCATGTTAAAGAAACAGATAGTTTAACAGAAAAGTTAGTGGGTCTCACTGAAGAGCGagaaaaacttattgcagaAGTTGATAAGGTAGTTAGAGAAAATCAGAATCTTGATGGATGCTGTAAAAACCTTAAATTGACTCTAGACAGAGTTGTTCTAgagaaggagaagcaggagaaggagaTGGAATCCTTGAAATGTTTTCAAGCTGCTGAGAGTTCTGAGTGGCGTGAGAAATACAGGGAGCTTCAGACAGAATATGAAACTCTCCTGCAGTCATATGAAAATGTGAGCAATGAGGTTGAGCGGATTCAGCGTGTTTTGGAAACTGTTAGacaggaaaagcaggaaatttTCATTAAGCTGAAAAGTGCTGAAGCAAAAAGTGAAGAAACAGAtaagcagctgcaggaagctggGCAGGAAATTGATggaatgaaggagaaaatgaggaaatttGCAAAATCAAAGCAACAAAAGATCCTGGAACTAGAGGAGGAGAATGAGAAGCTTAGATCAGAGATGCATTCTACAGATGAGGATCTACACAGGACCGGAGATGTatctttatttacaaatattagCCTGAAAGAAGATCTGGAGAGCTCTAGGAGGGATTATCAGTCTCTTTCTACTCAGCTTGAAACAGTAATGGCTGAAAAAGAGTCTCTTACTCGAGAGATCACAGACTTAAAGCATCACTTGGAGTTAACAGAATCCAAgctgaaggaaagcagagaactGATAGACAAGTATGTTGCCCAGAAGACAACAGCGGAAGAAACAAATCAGGCAGTTGTCATGCCACCACCTATGGAGAGGACTGAAAATCAAGTGGACTTAAGCTTTAGACCAAAATCTCCTAATGCAGAGCTGgaacaaaaagcttttgaagataGTAGCTTATCTGAGGATCTTAATATCTACGTAAAAAGGATAGCTGAGCTCACAGAGCGAATCACAGAACTAGAAGATAATAGGAGGGCTTCAGAACAACAGCTGGGTGACATCCGCGTGTGTGTGGAGACTTTAGCAGGTGAGAAAAGGGCTTTAGAGACCCAAATGGAAGTGAAAGTCCATGAACTGAATATTCTCCAGGACACAGTAGCAAAGATGGAGCAAACAgttcaaaacacaaaagaagACCTCATCAGGATGTCTGAACTGAAAGACACTCTAGAGGCTGAGAAGGATGATTTGGAAGAACGGCTCATGAATCAGCTGGCAGAACTTAATGGGAGTATTGGAAATTATCAGCAAAATGCAACAGAGTTCCAAATTGAAAATGAGCAACTGAAACGTGAGCTTCAGAGTTTGCAGAGAATGATACATGAAGTAGAGGAGGAGAAACGTCAGATGGCAAAGGAGAATAGTAAAGCaagttcagaaaagcaaaaggaatatTTAGAAAATCTAAAAAACACGTGGAGGGGAGACAGTAGCACACATGTAAAGGAGCTTCAGGAATTGCTGAGACAGAAACAGCAGGAGATtaagcagctgcagaaagacTGTATtaaaagccaggaaaaaatCAGTAGTTTAGAAAGAACTGTTAAAGCTCTGGAATTTGTCCGGAGTGAGTCTCAGAAAGATCTAGAAGCAGCCAAAGAGACTTTAGCAAAAGCACTTGAAGACACCAGTAAAGCCCAGAAAGAGCTTGCTCTCTGCAGAGTAGTATTGGATGACACACAGAGTGAGGCAGCAAGGGTTCTAGCAGAGAGTGTCAAAGTAAAAGAAGAGTTACGGGCAAACAAAGAGAATATTCaaattcaaatgaagaaaaaagatgaggACTTTGAAAGAAGACtggaacaggagaaaaacaagcacTCAAAGGAAATCAAGAACATGGAAGAAAAGCTGGCAACTTTGCAGAGGGAGAAAGACTACATGGAAACAACTGTTCGTGATGTTCAAGGCTCCTTGACAACAAAGGATCAAGAAGCCAAGGAATTGGAAGGCAACCTAAACAAAACACTAGCCCAACTTGCAGCGTTCACCAAGAGCATGTCTTCCCTTCAGGATGACAGGGATAGAGTGATAGATGAATCCAAAACATGGGAGAAGAAATTCACAGAAACTATtcaaaagaaggaggaagaaatacgTTCAAAAGAGGAAATGTGTGTTATGCTAAAGGACCAGATGAAGCAGATGACTGTACGTGTGGAAGAACTTCAGATTCATATATCCAG gcTGGAATGCAATAAGAAAGACTGGGAATCTGAATATAAGGAGGAGATTCAGCATCATCAAAAGACATGCGAAATAttgcaggcagaaaaaaaggagcttTTAACTCAGCTAGAAGGGTCTCAGAAACTGTACAAGGAGTCTCAGAATGAACAGCAGAAACTGGAGTCAGAAATCCAGAGTCTGAGAGACCAACTTGCTGACTTGCAGAGTTCCTTTGCCAGATGTGAATTGGTCAGAGAAGAGCTGGAGAGTATGGTCAAGCAGCAAGAGACCAGTATCCAGAATTTTAAATTCAGCTATGAACAGCTTGAGGCTGATCTGCGGGCTTCCAAGGACTTAACAAATAAGCTGCATGAAGAAACCAGTGCCAAAGATCAAAAGATCATTAGTTTGCTGTCTGCCAAGGAAGAAGCAGTTACAGCAGCTCTATCTGAATTACGGCAGCAATATTCTGAAGAAATGACATTGATGGAGGATAGGCTAACTAAGGaggaagaagataaaaaagccttggaaaatgagaagaacaaATTTCTTGACAAACTTGATCATCTCACTGAAAAGATTAAGAtaatcagagaagaaaataagcagCAGAAGGCACAACTGGAATCCTTCACCAAATCCATGTCATCTTTGCAAGATGACAGAGATCGTGTACTGAGAGACTACAAGCAACTTGAGGAACGTCATCTTGTTATAATCTTGGAAAAAGACCAACTAATTCAAGAGGCTgcagctgaaaataataaacTCAAGGAAGAAATCAGAAGTTTTCATAGCCAGATGGATGACCTCAACTCTGAGAATGCCAAGCTGAGTGCAGAGTTGGTGCGGTACAGAGAAGATCTGAACCAAGTAATTTCAATAAAGGACTCCCAACAGAAGCAACTTCTCAAAACACAGCTTCAGCGGATACAGActctggaaaaggagaaggcaATAGTAGAAACACAGCTGAAGGAGTCTGAGCATACTCAGGATAATCTCAGGAAGTGCATGGAAGTCTTGAGAGAGGATAAAGTCAGTATGTCTCAAGAGGTTGAAACCCTTACATCCTCTCTGTCCCGGGTACAGAGTGAGATGGCAGCATTATGTGAGGGGGGTCCTATCATGGAGTGTCAAGCACAACTGAAGGCCCAACAGGAAGAGGCACAAGAACTGAATCATAAGCTTGCCCTCTCACAGAAAAGAATAAGGGAACTTGAGGGAGAACTAGTATGTGTCCAAAGGGATGCAGCCAGAAGAGTGAGAGAGGTTGAAGACAGGcttaaaaaggaattaaagtACCTGCATCATGATGCAGGGATAATGAggaatgaaacagaaacagcagaggAGAGAGTAGCAGAGTTGGCACGGGACCTGATGGAAATGGAACAGAAATTTCTTGCAGttacagatgaaaacaaagatCTGAGAGCCCAAATTCAGTCTTTTGGGAAGTCCATGAGCTCTCTTCAGGATAGCAGGGACCAGGCCAATGAAGAGCTTcaagttttgaaacagaaatactcTGCAGACTTGGAGGAACAACAGAGTCTAGTGCAGGAGCTTCAGAAAAAGATGGTTCAGTTACAAGAGGAGCAAAATTCTACTGCCAGGGACCGAGACACATTGAGGTCTGAGCTGACAGAACTGCAGAAAGCCACTGATGAAAGAGGTCTCTTGGCCCAGATTGAGAAACTTTATAAGAAGCTCAGAGCCAAAGATGATGAGCTTCTCCATTTGTCTTCAGAACTGGAAGGCTCTTCCAACCAAGTCAAATCTTTCTCCAAGGCTATGGCAAGCCTGCAGGATGAAAGAGACCGTCTGCTGAATGAATTAGACAAAACGCGTAAGATTGAAGAAGCAAAGCAGCGAGCAGAAGGGAGCACTTTGACGACTCCTTCAGAAGTGCAGAGTCTTAAGAAGGCACTGTCCTCCTTGCAGAATGACAGAGACAGATTA gTAAGAGAGCTGAAGAATCTGCAGCAGCAATACATACTAGTTGGGATAGAATCAGCTGAAAACTCTCGCTTAAAGGCACAAGTACAGGAATATCAGCAAGAAGCAGATAAACAGCACCATCTCCAAGAGCAGCTGGAGCAAGAAAGTATTTTCTACCAGCAGGAGCTCCAGCAGCTTAG GCAAGAGAAAATTACTTGGGAAAAGCAGATCTGCAGCATCAAAGAGCAGTACCTGATGGTCATAGCAGAAAAAGACAAGCAGCTGAACCATTTCCAAAAGATCATGCAAGAAATGAGGCTGCCCCTTACCAAGTTTCAAACTGTAGAGGAGCAGTACCAAAAGAAG ATTTCTCCAGAAGCTCTGAGAGGGGACTTTTCAAGCCTAGAAACAGAGACAAAACATCTCCAGTCCCAGTTAAGTGACTGCCTGAAAGAACTGCACCAAAAAGAACTCAGAATTCAGCATTTAAACAGTAAG CTCTCTCAGGTatttgaggagaaaaatgcCCTCTCCCTCCAGCTGCGTGGTAGCAGTCGAAACATCTGTGATAGTCACCAGCACTACAATGAGGTTCTGAACCGCTGCTTGGTGCTTGAAAggcagctccaggagctgcagtCTGCAGACAAGAGCATG GAGTCTTTTACAACAGAtgctgctcctggagcaccCCAAGAAAAGAATGAGCCTGGAGGGAGTTACACACCTGAACTACAGGAGTTGCAGCTGAG GTTGtctgaaactgaaaatttacacagcagcacaaagcaaGATCTGAGGTATTTAGAGGAGCAACTGGAGGAAGAACGGGACCGTCGTCTTGCTGTAGAGGAAGCACTCTCTGCAGCACAGGATCAGATCAGGAG